Part of the Caldisericota bacterium genome is shown below.
CATGGTTCGCCGCATAAAATGAATTCAGAAATATTCTGGGAAACAAAAAGGCCTTTCCAAGAAAAATACGGTGTTAAATTTGTCGGTTATGGAAAAGGAGCGCCAAAAACAAAAGAAGAAATTCACCAGCAGTTCAAAGAAAATATTGATGTAGCAATGAGCGTTATACTCAATGATAAAGAACTTGTAGATTATCTTTCAAACCGGCTTGTTGCAATCGGGGAATCAATCCCGGAAACAATCCCTACACTACAATTATCAGACGGAAGAGAAAATAATCCGGTATATGATCCGGTGCTCACTGACTATAAAAATTATCCTGAAGAACTCTACGCAAAACCCGGTACAAAGGACGCAAATAGAAGCGCATTCAGTAAATGGGGGGCCTGGGTCAATGCATACTGCGCAAAGAAATACAACAGGCCGCTATTTATAGCAATGTCAGCGGACCTTGCAGACTCCACAAAAATTTCAGGGTTTGCAAAACCATTTGGAGATTTTCCGGGATACGGCTGGTACGACAGAAACAAAAACCCTGACGGCACACTCCTCCCACAGGAAATTACAGAATTTGTTAATGCTGGTATCTCGGCAGGAATAGAAACAACAAACTTAGCAAAAGATCCCTACAAAGATTTTTCAGGTTTTTACTCAACCAGTTCAACTTACGGTTCATTTGCATATCTCAAATACGGAATGATGAGAATATTTTCACAGCTGGCACAGGACTGTCCCCTGAAAATAGGAAAAACAATCTGGGTTGAAGGACATTCAGGCCCTGAAACAGCAGATGATTCAAGAACGCACTTCGGTATATATGCACCAGGCGTAAGGGATATGTTCCCTGAGGGACAGGTTATAGATCTTATCCCATGGGAACACAATGAAGTACCCGTACTTTTGGGAAAGGCATTGCAACTTGACGTACCAATTATTGCTCTTGTCCTAACACGACCAAGTATTACAATACCGGACAGAGAAACAAGAGGATTGGGATCATATTTTGAAGCAGCTCACGGTGCATACATTCTTAAAGATTTTGAAGAAGGCAAAGAAAAAATGGGCACAGTCATTGTACAGGGCACGAGCTCAACACTCAGCGTCGTAAATATAATAGATGAATTAAGAAACGCAAATCTTAACGTGCGTATCGTTGCCGCCCCAAGCTATGAATTGTTCAGGAGAGAATCAGAGGAATACAAAAACAAGGTATTACCGTGGAAACAGTTTAATGATGCAATGGTTATTACAAATGAATCAATCAAACTGATGTATCACTGGATTGGAAACCCCGTTGTAAAAGAATATTCGCTCTCATGCGACTGGGACAACAGATGGAGAACGGGCGGTACCCTTGCCGAAGTAACCGAAGAAGCACACCTCGACGAAAAACATGTCTTTAGCGGGATAGAACGCTTCGTAAAAGACAGAGAAAAAAGAATCTCAAAACTAAAAGACATCATATAAAAAATAGATAACAAATAGATCAGGGGGCAAAAGCCCCCTTTTTTATTCCATAAAATCATTTTTCAAAATACCGTTCAATTGCATTCTTTTGCTTAAAAAGTCATTTAAAACCTCCCAAAATAAATTTAGAGATATTTATTAAAGGAATAAAATATAAAAAGGGAAGGTGTAAAAAATAATATTGCAAATATAATTTTTTAGTATTATAATGTTAACTAATATCTGTATAAAGTGCGCTAATCGCATAATTCTATATGGTAGGAAAAAGGAAAGTTAAAAAATATAAACCCCAAAAGGATAAAGCAAAATATATGAAAGGCAAAGAAAAAACAAAAGAGCAGCTGCAAAATGAATTAGCAAAATTGCGTCAGAAGATTGTTGAATTAAAAGCACAGAAAAAATCAGTAAAATCTGAAGAAATCTACCGTTTAATTGCTGAAAATACCAGTGATGTGGTTACTCTCCAAGATTTTAATTTACAAACAAAATACAGATATATCAGCCCTTCAATTAAAGATGCTACGGGTTATAAGCCAGAAGAATTAGTCGGTAAATCTCCTTTTGATTTTATCCATCCTGACGATAAAAAGAAATTGTTACCAATATTAACAAAATATGTTACTGCCAAGTTTAAAAAGCTTTTTGCCGGAAAAGAATCTAAGATTACTGAGAGAATAGAATTTCGTTTTAAAGAAAAGGGTGGAAATTGGCGCTATGTTCAAAGCACCGGAAATATTATAGGCAATCAGTTGCTTTTTGTCTCTAGAGACATCACTGAAATAAAGAAAGCTGAAGAAGCCCTACAACAAAGCCAGCAGAAATTTGCCAGTCTATTCAAAAATAGTCCCGAGGCTTTGGTCTATTTAGATAAAAACAGTAATATCGTAAATATAAACCCACGCTTTACCGAGCTTTTTGGCTATACTTTGGAAGAGGTTAAAGGCAAAAACATCAACGACGGGATGATTCATCCCCCGGACAAAATAGAAGAAGGAAAAAATTTGGATAAAACAGCATTGTCTAAAGGTTATTTTAATTATGAAACGGTAAGAAAAAAGAAAGATGGTACTTGCTTCCCAGTATCTGTATCTGGCTCTGATATAGTAATCGGCAGGCAGATAAAAGGGATAATTGGCACTTATATTGATATCACTGAACGAAAAAAGATGGAAGAAGAACTGCAAAAATTAGCTCGCTATGACACTCTTACCAATTGTTACAGCAGAGGATACGGGCTTGCTCTGTTAGAACAGCAGATTAAGATCGCCAATCGAAAGAAAAATCCTATTCTTTTATCCTACCTCGATGTAGATAACCTTAAAGATATCAATGATACCTTTGGTCATGGAGAAGGAGATGAAGCCTTAAAAGAAGTAGCTCAATTCTTTAAATCTATCTTAAGAGAAGCCGACATTGTCTGCCGCATAGGAGGAGATGAATTTATGTTAATCCTTCCCGACAATTCCTTGGATGATGAACCTCTAATCAAAGAAAGAGTAAATAAAAAATTAAAAGAATTAAACAAAAATTTAAATAAGCCCTATAAGATAAGCTTTAGTATCGGTTTTTCTGTTTATGACCCAACTAATCCTGCCTCAATAGAAAAATTAATTAAAACAGCTGATGAAAAGATGTATGAAGAGAAGAAAGAAATACGGGAAGATTATAAGTTAACTCAAAAGGAAAATTATAATTAGCAAATTAAATCATATAAACAAACCCTCATAAAAAACAGTTTCGCCTAACGTCCCGTTGTTATCAAAAGTCGCACAAATCATTTTATAAATCTACCATCATCTTTTGATGTTGAAAGTTTATCTAAATTTTTCTCAAGCCATCCTCTTTTCTCCGTTTCTCTTATATCAAATTCTGGAACATAAGGTTTTATATCCAAAAGAGGAGTTCCTTCTATAATATCTATATCTTGAATATGAAGTATATTCTCTTCAACTCTGACAAGCCGTACTATTGAGATACCAATAGAGTTTGGTCTACTTGGAGCTCGCGTCGCAAAAACTCCACGTACCTCATTGTCCATATATGGTTTCACCGTTAATGGTGAACCTTTGGATAAATGGAAATGGTATACTAAAATAATATGCGAGAAGCCCTCAATATCTTTTAGGCCTTCAGCATATTTTGTAAATAGCTCAACCGTTCCATTAACATTCTTAGCACCTGCAGGTTGTATGGGAGTTCCCTTAGGTTCTTTAAATGAAGAATGAATGACCCCAATTGGTTTGTACTTTATTTCATTCATAATTTCCACTTCCTTATACATACAATTTTAGTAACGTTTTACGGGCGAAAGAAGTTACCAAAAGCAATTTAGGTAAAGTAAAGAAAGCCTTTTATCCGTTATTCTATGTCCTTGAGGGCAAAGTTATAAGGCAGCCGCAAAGTTCTAAGCTCCGCCTATGATTTTTATTTGGGCTTTGCATACCAATATTTTTCCTTTTTAAGAAATTCTCCAATTCCTTGTTTACGGATTTTTCTTATATTTTTTATATGAGCATCGCCATGGCCCAGCTTTAAAAAATCCAGTTTTTCGCACGTTTCAAATTCCTCACATTCCCAACAACCATCAATCCCTTTTTTCTGGCAGCATTTTCTAATTTTACAGAAAGGTGGGCCTCCGCCATCTTTGCAGATCTTTCTGCAGCGGAGTTTTACCATCGCTCCTAACACTTCATAGCATTGCTGATAGTTATTGAATGTCTTAAAGAATGAGATTTCTGATAAAGCTTCTGCTGTTTTGTCAAATCTTACTCCTTTCAGTTCTTTTCTGAGATCTCTTGCCAAGTCAGCAATCTTTCCTTTATAATTGGGACAATCCCCGCAGTAAAGACCACAGTATGCAATTAAGTTTTTATTTTCTTTATTACTATTCCCCATCTCTTCACCTCCCTGTTGAATTATTTCTGCACCTTTAAATCTTCTTGTTTTAAAAGCAGAGTCAGAATTTTATATACATCGTTTATATCCGAATGGTTCAGATATCATTCCAGTTTATCAACATATACGAGTAATTCACATATACATCCCTTCTAGACTCTCCCTTTTACTCTCGTAAAACCCCTCATTATTTTATACTCCACAATTTTTTGTAGTCAAGTATGTTTAGAGAAAATGACTTACCTGCTCGGGAGGAACACACTAAAATATCTTTTATATAATAATATGAATAAAGTTGCTAAAAAGAAGCTCCTACATCTAAAAAACCATTCTTAATTTTATACAACGTTTTCGGCTTTTGTCTAAATTTTGCAAAGCAAAATTTAGACAAACAAAGCGAACCGCAAAGACTGTGTTAGCTACAACACAAGTGAAATGCTTTTACTCAATTCTTTTTCCGTAGGCGTGGTATCAGAAATGGAGTTTTCCTCTTGTACTCTAGGTATTCAAAACCAAATCTCTCCTCTAATTCTGTTTCATCAACCATTTTATTATATACCATGAGTAACATTGCAAAGATCAAAGCTAACCCAACCGTAGAAAGCGAACCACTCCAGATAGCAATTCCTAGATAGAATATAATAGTTCCCAAGGACATTGGGTTTCGGCAATAACTGTAAGGCCTTTGTACAACCAATTTCTGTGTAGGGATCATCGGTACCGGTGTTCCACGACCGACGAAAAACTGGACTTGTATAGACCACACAGCAAATAACAACCCCATACTGATAAATAGCAAGCCAATAATATGGTTTATTGCTCCATAAACAAATGTTTGGAAGTGAAACCACTTATCAATATGGGAAGATGCTGTGATAAGAAAAAACGGAATTGCAACTACAAAAAATATTCCTCCCAGAAACAGAACAATAACTCGTTGTTTCTTACTATATTCACGTTCAGCCCATTTTTTGAATCTACTCATATGCACCTCTTCATGGCTCAAAACTAAGCATGTCACCTAACATCTCCATTATATACGGCTGCACCTAAAGGAAACAATGTCCCGAAGAGAAGGGACATTAACCTGCAGCGTATATACTAAGTTAAACGATAGCACGAATGAGAATTTATTAAACTTCATTATCATGACTTCCCTCCTATTTGCCAGCCATTTTCTTCCCATGTCCTTCTCATCACAAGATTGCGTTTGAGATACTCATCAACGACATCTTTAGATACCTGATTCAAAGGACAAGAAAAATTGATGCATTCAGAACAAGTATATTTTCGTAAAGTCCAAACAAACATTATACCTCCCCATACAGCAAGGAAAGTAAAAATGTATTGCTTTCCGATAATCAAAAATATAAATGGATAAATAAACAATATAATAAAACCAATTATAAGTTGAACTTTTTCCGAGTTACTCATTGGCTCTGGATGATATTTCCAAACCTTGAGAAAACCATAATTGGCGATACAGTGTAATATTTTCCTTTTCTCAGCATAATAAGGGCAATGACTGCAAAGGATACGAATCTCCCAGAAATTAAAGAAGATAATCATAAAACCAACTTCTCCCAGAATATACCAACCATAGCCACCCACTATCATCCCAATAAAAGCTGGAATGGCAAAGGTCCAGAAAAGACCCATAAAATGAAACAAATCTCCTGAATTGTAACGACACTTTAAACGACTAGCAAGAGGGCAATCTTTACATTCAGAAAGCGCTCTCCAGCAACATGTGTTGTAGGGATTATTCGTCTGTTCTTGTTTTGTCATAAGAAATCATCCTCTTTTTTTAGGCCTAAATAAATTTACATAGCCATTTATTTTACATTTTGAAGTTTGCTTTTAATCCAACTTACTATATCCGAATATTCCATTATTTCTTTACATTTTTTTTAATAAGATAAAAAACTCCTATCATCGATAAAAGAATTACCACTATCAGAAGACTGATGATTAAATCAAAATAATTCCCAACAATAAAATGATATATTTCTAAGCAAATAAATAGTACAATAATTATTAACCAAAGATATTGTGGAAGTTTTCTATTCATTTTCTCTCCTTTTTTTAAACACATCTTTGCTTTTTATGGCAGCAATTTTGCGTGTTTTCGAAGTGAATTACGGAGTTTTAAATCTTATAGCATATATTTTTCGCGGGAAATCGCCTTTTGCATACACGATCTTCTTTTTCCCTTTTGCAACATCTTCATCTGCATATGCCTCTACCACTTCGCCTATAAACAGACTTTTATCTCCCACTTCTATTTCTTGCTTAAGCTTGCATTCCATATGCGCTACACATTCATCAATAATGGGAACTCTTACTTGGCGTGCCGGTTGCGGCGTCAAACCAGTTTCTTTAAATTTATCCACGTGATACCCTGAATGGAAGCCGCAATAATATATCTCTGCCTTTAGGTTCTCCGAAGGAACATTTACAATAAATTCTTTAGCGCCTTCAATTAATTTATATGAATAAGTCCCTTTTCCTATGGCACAAGCTATAAATGGAGTCTCCTTTGACACAGGCATACAAAAGCTAACCGCTATGATATTTGATTCCCCGCTTATATCCCCACATGTTATTAAAAAATGTCTCATCGGCCACATAAACTCTAAATATTCAACATTAATTTTCATTCCGCTTCTCCTTTTTATTCTCGTAAAACACCTTATTATTTTATATCCCACAATTTTTTATAGTCAAGGAAAGATATCCAACTAATTCTTAAAATCCCAAAACAAATTTGCAAATGTTAGTCAAGAAGGATAAAATATAAGAAAGGAGAGGAAAATAAAAATGATGAGCAGTGATTCTCGTTTTTTTACAAACAAAAAAGAAATAGAGTTTTTGTCAGATCTAAAATCTTATATTTCAAAACCTAACCTACTCAACACCTCGATTTTAATCTTTAAAAGGGAGGTTTAAAAAATGGGAAAAAGAATGAGCAAAAGAATGACACGAGATCAGGCAAGTTTTAAACGACTAAGAAGTTTAATATCCAGTAAGTATAGTCTATCTTACCGCAGGCATTTAAGCATTATGAGAAAGAAATGGATAAAAATTATGAAAAAAAATAAAAGGAAAAACAAGTAGCAGGTCTTGAAATAACAATTTTCATTATAAGCATCATTTTAATTACTATAAAAAGTCTTTTGTAAATCAATAAGTAAAAAACTTTTATTAAACCATAAAAATAAACTTGAAGGTATTTATTAAGAAGACAAAATCAAAAAAGAATTTCCAGAGGATAAACAAATTACTTGCAATATCGTTGATCTGAACAACGACACAAGAACAATAACGATCACATATGGCAGGTAAACAAAAGGAAATACATCTTTAGAGGGTAGGGAAACAACCTGCTCTTTTTATAATTATCACTTCAAAAAATATCACAGATAGAAAGTAAAAACTTTAAAAATAACTAGAAAATGTATATAATTCATATGAGATCTCTGAAAAACTCTGTTTGTCACTCTGAATTTATTTCAGGGTCTGGTAACTTGTCGGTTTTCTCTGATGCAGAAGCAAACTTATCATAACATTTTATTCTATTCCCATACTTTTTCAGAGATCTCCATATATTGTATTGACACACCGTAAAATAATTGTAAGCTTAAAAAATAATAAAAAAATTGAATTTTATTTTACTATGGAAATACAGTAAAAAATATATATTTAAAGGAGGCAAAAATGGTACGAAAACAAGCATTGTGTGCACTCATTGTATTAATCATCATTGCATCTTTGCTTATTCCAGCTAACATTCCCCTTGCCGCAAACCCTACTGGTGTACTCACCCCTAAACAGATTATTGCGCTCACACAACCCGGAGTTACGTACATTCAGACAATTATTGAAGGTCACGTAATGGCCCCGAATGCTTTGTTTGATGAGAATTTCTCTTTCTGGGAAGACCCAGAAGGAGGGTTCTGGGAAGAATATGCACAAACTGGTGTTTCTGGTTCTGGGTTTATTGTTACACCTGAAGGTTATATTGTAACAAATGCACATGTTGTAAAATTTACAGAGGATTTTAAAAAATTTATGATTTTAAAAACAGTGGTGGAAAAAGAAATAGAATTACAGACTGAAAATGGTTGGATAGCAGAATCAGAGGTATCAGCATTTTCGAATGGGTTTTTCCAGTTTTTATTTCAACATGCGCAGATAAAAAATGTACCAATAAAAGTTTATGCATCTTTGGGTAAGTCAATTCCCGGCATTGCAATTATACAAGAAGGTTTACAAGCAGAGATAAAAAAAGTTGGCGATCCATCCGGCACAGGTACAGGCAAGGATATTGCAATCCTAAAAGTAGAATCAAGTGTTGCACTTCCCACCGTAAAATTAGGAGATTCATCCAAAATGGCAGCTGGCGAAAAAATTTACTGTATAGGCTACCCTGGCGTTGCAACATTCCATCCATATTTAAAAGGGGAAAGTGCCACCGTCTCTACTGTAACAACAGGTATTATCAGCGCTGTAAAGCAAATGCCCGGCGGATGGTCTGTTCTCCAGACAGATGCTGCAATCTATCATGGAAATTCCGGAGGGCCAGCGTTCAATGAAGAAGGTGAAGCAATTGGAATTTCTACGTTTGGCACAATAGATTACAATACAGGGCAAACAATCGAAGGTTTCAATTTTCTTGTACCAATAAATCTTGTTGAAGATTACTTAAATGAACTTGGCGCTACTCCACATCAAGGTCAACTTGATGAACGTTACGAAACCGCCTTAAACTATATGTGGAACAGCTATTATTCAAAAGCATTGGATGAATTTACTATTGTAAATCAAATGTACCCCGCACATCCATATACATCAGAGTTTATACAACTCTGTCGCACAGAGATTGATGCAGGGCATGATAAAAAAGATGTCCCTGTGCTATGGATTATAATCGGACTAATTGTAGTATCCGCAGCATTAGTTACATTTATTTTAATGCGTCGCAAAAAAGGTAGTATTAAAAACGATGGCAAAAAAGCATAAAAAATAAAAAAGAGGAAGGCCGCCACAGCAATTTGTTGTCCTATGGCGGCTTTCGTTGAGTCAGATATTAAAATGCCCTTTTCCTTTAGGCTATGTAATAATAACTTTTTGCCACAACCTCTCCGCCGTAATATTGGTTGAGACAATGATGCAAGGACAACAGCAATTACATACGACAAGTAAAAAGATAAAAAAGAAATAAATTATATTTTTATTCTTCTAAAATCTTTTCTGCTGCTTTGGATATCCACTTTTTATCAGCAAGCAATGCCCTTCCTATACCTACGGTATCCGCTTTACCGCTTTTAATGACATAATTTGCAAATTCCGGCGTTCTAATCCCGCCAGTTACATTAACCGGAATATTGATAATTTCTTTAAGAGCACTGCTATAGGGAACATAATATCCTTCAATCTCCTTTAGCTCTTTTGGCCTGCTTCCCGAATAACCACCGGATATATCAATCATATCAACACCTTTAACTGAAATCTCTCTTGCTACTTTTAACCCGTCTTCAAGCTTAAGCCCGTTTGGGTAAAAAGTAAATTGCGGTGGATTATCAGACGCCGGGAATCTGATTATAATAGGTGTCTCGCCAATTTTATGTCTTACATCTTCAATTATTTCGATTAAAATTCTCATTCTATTTGTCAGGCTGCCACCATATTCATCGCTTCTTTTATTTATAAACGGCGAAAGAAATTGATTTATCAAAAATCCATGCGCCGCATGAATTTCTACCATATCATAACCTGCACCAATAGCTCTTTTTGCAGCATCACCAAAAGACTCGACTATGCCAGTTATATCTCTTTTAGAAAGGTCTTTCTCGTTTATAGAATTCAGCGTCTCCCTTACATCGCCCTCATTGTCTACAACAAAATCGCCTTCATCTTTATTTGCAAGCATGGTCTTAAGTTCGGGGATATCAAAAAGGTTTGCCCCTGCATGATTAATTTCAACTGCAACTCTTGCCCCATTTTTATAAATAGCGTTAACCAATTTTTTATGTCCTTCAACAAACTTATCATGCGACAAAAGCAATTGATTTGGCATAACCTTCGATTCAGGAGATACAAAAACATTCTCAGTAATTACTAAACCCATTCCCAATCCTGACATTTTAGAATAGTAATCAACGACAAT
Proteins encoded:
- a CDS encoding PAS domain S-box protein — its product is MKGKEKTKEQLQNELAKLRQKIVELKAQKKSVKSEEIYRLIAENTSDVVTLQDFNLQTKYRYISPSIKDATGYKPEELVGKSPFDFIHPDDKKKLLPILTKYVTAKFKKLFAGKESKITERIEFRFKEKGGNWRYVQSTGNIIGNQLLFVSRDITEIKKAEEALQQSQQKFASLFKNSPEALVYLDKNSNIVNINPRFTELFGYTLEEVKGKNINDGMIHPPDKIEEGKNLDKTALSKGYFNYETVRKKKDGTCFPVSVSGSDIVIGRQIKGIIGTYIDITERKKMEEELQKLARYDTLTNCYSRGYGLALLEQQIKIANRKKNPILLSYLDVDNLKDINDTFGHGEGDEALKEVAQFFKSILREADIVCRIGGDEFMLILPDNSLDDEPLIKERVNKKLKELNKNLNKPYKISFSIGFSVYDPTNPASIEKLIKTADEKMYEEKKEIREDYKLTQKENYN
- a CDS encoding isoprenylcysteine carboxylmethyltransferase family protein; protein product: MSRFKKWAEREYSKKQRVIVLFLGGIFFVVAIPFFLITASSHIDKWFHFQTFVYGAINHIIGLLFISMGLLFAVWSIQVQFFVGRGTPVPMIPTQKLVVQRPYSYCRNPMSLGTIIFYLGIAIWSGSLSTVGLALIFAMLLMVYNKMVDETELEERFGFEYLEYKRKTPFLIPRLRKKN
- a CDS encoding flavin reductase family protein, which translates into the protein MKINVEYLEFMWPMRHFLITCGDISGESNIIAVSFCMPVSKETPFIACAIGKGTYSYKLIEGAKEFIVNVPSENLKAEIYYCGFHSGYHVDKFKETGLTPQPARQVRVPIIDECVAHMECKLKQEIEVGDKSLFIGEVVEAYADEDVAKGKKKIVYAKGDFPRKIYAIRFKTP
- a CDS encoding DUF3795 domain-containing protein — protein: MGNSNKENKNLIAYCGLYCGDCPNYKGKIADLARDLRKELKGVRFDKTAEALSEISFFKTFNNYQQCYEVLGAMVKLRCRKICKDGGGPPFCKIRKCCQKKGIDGCWECEEFETCEKLDFLKLGHGDAHIKNIRKIRKQGIGEFLKKEKYWYAKPK
- a CDS encoding 1-deoxy-D-xylulose-5-phosphate synthase N-terminal domain-containing protein; the protein is MRNISEKEFQYWEKTGDVIDQLIDILLNYRQSGHPGGSRSKRHILVSLMLSGIMKWDIRNPEKRFSDRFILSAGHTIPLVYATLAALNGAMDKKYKETGDEKFRLRRDITLLPEDLLQFRRRGGLSGHAEFGGKTLFLKFNTGPSGHGPTGAVGEAIALKRAGAGNIKVIALEGDAGLTPGGTHEALNSAWALGLDNLFFLIDWNNFGIDDHPLKETVYGGPKEWFSPHGWRTMGTEKGSNYKEITQIMLNLFDDEKIEKNIPNICWFKTRKGRGYLKYDNKSHGSPHKMNSEIFWETKRPFQEKYGVKFVGYGKGAPKTKEEIHQQFKENIDVAMSVILNDKELVDYLSNRLVAIGESIPETIPTLQLSDGRENNPVYDPVLTDYKNYPEELYAKPGTKDANRSAFSKWGAWVNAYCAKKYNRPLFIAMSADLADSTKISGFAKPFGDFPGYGWYDRNKNPDGTLLPQEITEFVNAGISAGIETTNLAKDPYKDFSGFYSTSSTYGSFAYLKYGMMRIFSQLAQDCPLKIGKTIWVEGHSGPETADDSRTHFGIYAPGVRDMFPEGQVIDLIPWEHNEVPVLLGKALQLDVPIIALVLTRPSITIPDRETRGLGSYFEAAHGAYILKDFEEGKEKMGTVIVQGTSSTLSVVNIIDELRNANLNVRIVAAPSYELFRRESEEYKNKVLPWKQFNDAMVITNESIKLMYHWIGNPVVKEYSLSCDWDNRWRTGGTLAEVTEEAHLDEKHVFSGIERFVKDREKRISKLKDII
- a CDS encoding NADH:flavin oxidoreductase; amino-acid sequence: MTNLFSQIRIRNIDLKNRILMPPLAVKNPEKSGFVNDIVVDYYSKMSGLGMGLVITENVFVSPESKVMPNQLLLSHDKFVEGHKKLVNAIYKNGARVAVEINHAGANLFDIPELKTMLANKDEGDFVVDNEGDVRETLNSINEKDLSKRDITGIVESFGDAAKRAIGAGYDMVEIHAAHGFLINQFLSPFINKRSDEYGGSLTNRMRILIEIIEDVRHKIGETPIIIRFPASDNPPQFTFYPNGLKLEDGLKVAREISVKGVDMIDISGGYSGSRPKELKEIEGYYVPYSSALKEIINIPVNVTGGIRTPEFANYVIKSGKADTVGIGRALLADKKWISKAAEKILEE
- a CDS encoding trypsin-like peptidase domain-containing protein, with translation MVRKQALCALIVLIIIASLLIPANIPLAANPTGVLTPKQIIALTQPGVTYIQTIIEGHVMAPNALFDENFSFWEDPEGGFWEEYAQTGVSGSGFIVTPEGYIVTNAHVVKFTEDFKKFMILKTVVEKEIELQTENGWIAESEVSAFSNGFFQFLFQHAQIKNVPIKVYASLGKSIPGIAIIQEGLQAEIKKVGDPSGTGTGKDIAILKVESSVALPTVKLGDSSKMAAGEKIYCIGYPGVATFHPYLKGESATVSTVTTGIISAVKQMPGGWSVLQTDAAIYHGNSGGPAFNEEGEAIGISTFGTIDYNTGQTIEGFNFLVPINLVEDYLNELGATPHQGQLDERYETALNYMWNSYYSKALDEFTIVNQMYPAHPYTSEFIQLCRTEIDAGHDKKDVPVLWIIIGLIVVSAALVTFILMRRKKGSIKNDGKKA
- the tsaA gene encoding tRNA (N6-threonylcarbamoyladenosine(37)-N6)-methyltransferase TrmO codes for the protein MNEIKYKPIGVIHSSFKEPKGTPIQPAGAKNVNGTVELFTKYAEGLKDIEGFSHIILVYHFHLSKGSPLTVKPYMDNEVRGVFATRAPSRPNSIGISIVRLVRVEENILHIQDIDIIEGTPLLDIKPYVPEFDIRETEKRGWLEKNLDKLSTSKDDGRFIK